The proteins below come from a single Felis catus isolate Fca126 chromosome A1, F.catus_Fca126_mat1.0, whole genome shotgun sequence genomic window:
- the CCDC70 gene encoding coiled-coil domain-containing protein 70 — protein MTAWPLRATEDCPVGKQLSRFDQLTWAWPTVLSSIMATPPFWLTKMFPFKVSKWMGLSCFRSMVGSSPNIRQKKLICKLQEDKAFREEMKIFLEKIEDFKEKMWNFRGKIHDFRGQILGFWEEERPFWEVEKTFWKEEKAFWEMEKSFREEEKTFWKKYRTFWKEDKAFWKEDNALWERDRNLFQEDKALWEEEKALWMEERALLEEEKSLWEDKKSLWEEENALWEEEKAFWVEGGGHIAEEQIPEDRHHNINGGPQSLALFRGRA, from the exons ATGACTGCCTGGCCTCTGAGGGCTACTGAGGACTGCCCAGTTGGGAAACAGCTAAGCA GGTTTGACCAGCTGACCTGGGCTTGGCCAACAGTCCTGTCCTCCATCATGGCCACCCCACCATTCTGGCTAACTAAGATGTTTCCCTTCAAAGTGAGCAAATGGATGGGGCTTTCTTGCTTTCGGTCAATGGTGGGATCCTCACCCAACATACGCCAGAAGAAACTAATCTGCAAGTTGCAGGAAGATAAGGCTTTTCGGGAAGAGATGAAaatttttcttgagaaaataGAAGACTTCAAAGAAAAGATGTGGAATTTCCGAGGCAAGATCCATGATTTCCGGGGTCAGATCTTGGGcttctgggaagaggagagaccTTTCTGGGAAGTAGAGAAGACCttctggaaagaggaaaaagccttctgggaaatggaaaaatctttccgggaagaagaaaaaaccttTTGGAAAAAGTACCGTACCTTTTGGAAGGAGGATAAGGCCTTTTGGAAAGAGGACAATGCCTTATGGGAAAGAGACCGGAACCTTTTTCAGGAGGACAAGGCCctgtgggaggaagagaaagcccTGTGGATGGAGGAAAGAGCTCTTCTTGAGGAGGAAAAGTCCCTGTGGGAGGATAAAAAGTCCCTCTGGGAGGAAGAGAATGCCctctgggaagaggagaaagCATTCTGGGTAGAAGGTGGTGGCCATATTGCTGAGGAGCAGATACCTGAAGACAGGCACCACAATATCAATGGAGGGCCCCAATCACTGGCCCTCTTCCGAGGCAGAGCGTGA